A single region of the Pseudomonas sp. GGS8 genome encodes:
- a CDS encoding DUF3885 domain-containing protein has translation MNLQREIDEVFGGKAFERPLFYCYPGGLRFSLSEKGTAIEQFLLALQKARCICDDIFPEGGSLVVCLRVRSGTNPFAHRPALAELRAAGIKIPSNHCRWRHPIPPDDWFDENEEEHWANVAFHAPLSLLQNFLWCALAKDFGDIRPRPFCDIYFFNLNLQVMAFPYDDRGMDVVGPNRTALAQLYQRHQRFLLTHDRPVMDEVFEVQEPHRR, from the coding sequence GTGAACCTACAGCGTGAAATTGACGAGGTTTTCGGAGGAAAAGCCTTCGAACGGCCACTGTTCTATTGCTACCCGGGAGGTTTGCGATTCAGCCTTTCTGAAAAGGGAACTGCCATTGAACAGTTTCTCCTGGCGCTTCAAAAAGCACGATGCATTTGCGATGACATATTCCCCGAGGGGGGATCGCTCGTTGTCTGTCTTCGTGTTCGTTCTGGAACAAATCCATTTGCACACCGGCCTGCTCTAGCGGAGCTTCGGGCGGCCGGTATCAAGATCCCCTCGAATCATTGCCGATGGCGTCACCCCATTCCTCCGGACGATTGGTTTGATGAAAATGAAGAAGAGCATTGGGCAAATGTCGCCTTTCATGCACCCTTGTCGCTACTTCAGAACTTTCTATGGTGTGCATTGGCGAAGGACTTTGGAGACATTCGGCCCCGCCCGTTTTGTGACATCTACTTTTTCAACCTGAACCTGCAGGTTATGGCATTTCCCTACGATGATCGCGGCATGGATGTCGTCGGTCCGAACAGGACTGCCCTGGCGCAGCTGTATCAGAGACATCAGCGTTTTTTACTAACCCATGATCGGCCAGTGATGGATGAGGTATTCGAAGTCCAGGAACCCCATCGTAGATAA
- the mqo gene encoding malate dehydrogenase (quinone), producing the protein MFKKLNTALLGLALSMGITSAYAEAKKVDVLLIGGGIMSATLGVWLNELEPDLSMEMVERLDGVALESSNGWNNAGTGHSALAELNYTPEDENGKVQITKAVEINEAFQISRQFWAWQVQQGVLKNPRSFINSTPHMSFVWGDDNIKFLKKRYEALQASPLFAGMQYSEDPAVIKKWVPLMMEGRDPNQKVAATWSPLGNDMNFGEITRQFVAHLQTTPKFDLKLSSEVQDITKNADGSWRVSYKNLKDGTKTETDAKFVFIGAGGGALHLLQKSGIPEAKEYAGFPVGGSFLVTDNPAIAEQHLAKAYGKASVGAPPMSVPHLDTRVLDGKRVILFGPFATFSTKFLKEGSYLDLLTTTTTHNVWPMTRVGIKEYPLVEYLAGQLMLSDEDRLNALKEYFPNAKAEDWRLWQAGQRVQIIKRDEAAGGVLKLGTEIVASQDGTIAGLLGASPGASTAAPIMLTVLQKVFKDKVATPAWQEKLHQIVPSYGTQLNNSPEKVAQEWAYTAKVLELTPPPVIGQAAAPAAPAEKPKAVKENAATDMAL; encoded by the coding sequence ATGTTTAAGAAACTGAACACAGCCCTGCTGGGGCTGGCTTTGTCGATGGGGATCACGTCCGCTTACGCGGAGGCAAAGAAAGTCGATGTGCTGCTCATTGGCGGCGGCATCATGAGTGCAACGCTGGGTGTATGGCTCAATGAGCTGGAACCCGATTTGTCGATGGAAATGGTCGAGCGCCTCGACGGCGTCGCCTTGGAAAGCTCCAACGGCTGGAACAACGCCGGTACCGGTCACTCCGCCCTGGCCGAGTTGAACTACACCCCGGAAGACGAGAACGGCAAAGTTCAGATCACGAAAGCCGTTGAAATCAACGAAGCCTTCCAGATCTCCCGTCAGTTCTGGGCCTGGCAGGTTCAGCAAGGCGTGCTGAAGAACCCGCGTTCGTTCATCAACTCCACTCCGCACATGAGCTTTGTGTGGGGCGATGACAACATCAAGTTCCTGAAAAAGCGCTACGAAGCCCTGCAAGCGAGCCCGCTGTTCGCCGGCATGCAGTACTCCGAAGACCCGGCTGTGATCAAGAAGTGGGTTCCGCTGATGATGGAGGGGCGTGACCCGAACCAGAAAGTCGCGGCCACCTGGAGCCCGCTCGGTAACGACATGAACTTTGGCGAGATCACCCGCCAGTTCGTCGCGCACCTGCAAACCACGCCGAAGTTCGACTTGAAGTTGTCTAGCGAAGTGCAAGACATCACCAAGAACGCAGACGGCAGCTGGCGCGTCAGCTACAAAAACCTGAAAGACGGCACCAAAACCGAAACCGACGCCAAGTTCGTGTTCATCGGCGCGGGCGGCGGTGCACTGCACCTGCTGCAGAAGTCCGGCATTCCTGAAGCCAAGGAATACGCAGGCTTCCCGGTTGGCGGCTCGTTCCTGGTCACCGATAACCCGGCAATCGCCGAACAACACCTGGCCAAGGCCTACGGCAAAGCTTCCGTTGGCGCACCGCCAATGTCGGTTCCGCACTTGGACACCCGTGTACTGGACGGCAAGCGCGTCATCCTGTTTGGCCCATTCGCGACCTTCAGCACCAAGTTCCTCAAAGAAGGCTCGTACCTGGACCTGCTGACCACCACCACCACACACAACGTGTGGCCAATGACCCGCGTCGGCATCAAGGAATACCCACTGGTCGAGTACCTCGCAGGCCAACTGATGCTGTCTGACGAAGACCGCCTCAATGCCCTGAAAGAATACTTCCCGAACGCCAAAGCCGAAGACTGGCGCCTGTGGCAAGCCGGCCAGCGCGTGCAAATCATCAAGCGTGATGAAGCCGCTGGTGGCGTGCTGAAGTTGGGTACCGAGATCGTTGCTTCGCAAGACGGTACCATCGCCGGCTTGCTGGGCGCATCGCCAGGCGCATCGACTGCCGCACCGATCATGCTGACCGTGCTGCAGAAAGTGTTCAAGGACAAGGTTGCCACCCCAGCCTGGCAGGAAAAGCTGCACCAGATCGTGCCTAGCTATGGCACTCAGCTGAACAACAGCCCTGAGAAAGTGGCTCAAGAGTGGGCTTACACCGCCAAGGTGCTGGAGCTGACTCCGCCACCGGTGATTGGTCAGGCAGCGGCTCCTGCTGCTCCGGCTGAGAAGCCTAAGGCAGTGAAAGAGAATGCTGCGACGGATATGGCTCTGTAA
- a CDS encoding GNAT family N-acetyltransferase, translating into MPQLTHFATPCPEPINSQILQMVVDNLTDISMVGIAPSNPLYNVYQYTVGYEVHLYLEALGGAKGIAVELIVAMDDEDPEKVIGFLLYLPVKDDPEACGVAYMAVQASHRRQGVARAMLQDMLGRYPHAELTCTVAKVPWFESMGFQVLGVRGTQVLMNTRDHGTEGLMGLLDVTSIYSSLEVRQIHTYLLQKHGKRAMIDAEKQRDRHLDQMTRNAKAFVLDRLSKNAERGPRPA; encoded by the coding sequence ATGCCCCAGCTCACCCACTTTGCTACTCCCTGCCCGGAGCCCATCAACAGCCAGATTCTGCAGATGGTCGTCGACAATCTGACCGACATCAGCATGGTAGGCATCGCGCCGAGCAACCCGTTGTACAACGTCTATCAATACACGGTGGGCTATGAGGTTCATCTGTACCTGGAAGCGCTCGGTGGCGCCAAAGGCATTGCGGTCGAGTTGATCGTCGCCATGGATGATGAAGATCCCGAGAAGGTCATCGGGTTTTTGCTGTACCTGCCGGTCAAGGACGATCCCGAGGCCTGCGGCGTGGCGTACATGGCGGTGCAGGCCAGTCACCGGCGACAGGGTGTCGCGCGGGCGATGCTGCAAGACATGCTCGGTCGCTACCCCCATGCCGAGTTGACGTGCACCGTCGCCAAGGTGCCCTGGTTCGAGTCGATGGGCTTTCAAGTGCTGGGCGTGCGCGGCACTCAGGTGCTGATGAACACCCGTGATCACGGCACTGAAGGCCTGATGGGGCTGTTGGATGTCACCTCGATCTACAGTTCTTTGGAGGTGCGGCAGATACATACGTATCTGCTGCAAAAACACGGCAAGCGGGCAATGATCGATGCAGAGAAGCAACGCGATCGGCATCTCGACCAAATGACGCGCAACGCCAAGGCGTTTGTGCTGGATCGTTTGAGCAAAAACGCCGAACGCGGGCCTCGTCCCGCCTAG
- a CDS encoding murein L,D-transpeptidase family protein: MIKRLTIVGGFLLIAVLGYTQFMARFGGGPAPIAEFDQPKKRADLITVNKQERRMLLWQGGVVLAEYRIALGAAADDGAKQRERDEKTPEGRYFIDWRNPKSMAYLSLHISYPNPADEASARHNGYAPGGNIMIHGLPNGWAWLQPFHHLWDWTDGCIAVTNSEMRKIWTLVSDGTPIEIR; encoded by the coding sequence ATGATAAAGCGCTTAACTATTGTTGGCGGTTTTTTACTCATAGCCGTATTAGGGTATACGCAATTTATGGCCCGCTTTGGTGGAGGACCGGCTCCAATCGCGGAGTTCGATCAGCCAAAAAAACGTGCTGATCTTATAACCGTCAATAAGCAAGAAAGGCGCATGTTGTTATGGCAAGGGGGCGTGGTATTGGCCGAATATCGTATAGCTCTTGGAGCAGCTGCGGATGACGGCGCAAAGCAGCGGGAGAGGGATGAGAAAACACCAGAGGGACGTTATTTCATCGACTGGCGCAATCCAAAATCAATGGCGTACCTCAGCTTGCATATCTCATATCCGAATCCAGCGGACGAAGCATCAGCTCGTCATAATGGATATGCGCCAGGCGGTAACATTATGATTCATGGTCTACCCAACGGATGGGCGTGGCTTCAACCGTTTCATCATCTATGGGACTGGACGGATGGTTGCATTGCTGTAACTAACAGCGAAATGCGAAAAATCTGGACGTTGGTGTCTGATGGAACGCCAATTGAAATCAGATAG
- a CDS encoding PLP-dependent aminotransferase family protein, with protein MPRSRYKSLVDALAADIRSGRLLPGTRLPTHRQLATTEGLALVTASRVYAELEAMGLVSGETGRGTFVRETSWSPNQAIDQHSVAAGMTDLNFNYPALPGQAELLRNALRQLASAGDLEALLRYQPHAGRPHERAAVARHLRVRGLTVEAEQVLIVTGAQQGLAVTMMALLQPGDVIAADALTYPGFKALADTLHLEIVPIAVLDHGPDLQALESLCRHRRVRAVYTMPTLHNPLGWVMSAEQREYLVTIAREHGLLIIEDAAYAFLAENPPAPLAVLAPERTVYVSGLSKSVATGLRVGFVVAPLQNVPALERTIKATTWNTPGVMTAIATAWLDDGTVMQLEAEKRRDAQARQAMASEVLTGLRCIGHPSSYFLWLPLSEDARADQIAMALQRENVSVSTAEPFATSANVPHAFRLALGSVEMGALREALEKVKWMVGAYT; from the coding sequence ATGCCTCGTTCCCGCTACAAATCTCTGGTGGATGCATTGGCGGCGGATATCCGCTCTGGACGCCTGTTGCCGGGCACGCGCCTGCCGACGCACCGTCAGTTGGCGACAACGGAAGGCCTGGCGCTGGTGACGGCAAGCCGGGTCTATGCAGAGCTGGAAGCCATGGGCCTGGTCAGTGGGGAGACGGGGCGGGGGACGTTTGTCAGGGAAACCTCGTGGTCGCCCAACCAGGCTATCGACCAACACAGCGTTGCCGCCGGCATGACCGACCTGAACTTCAACTATCCAGCACTTCCCGGGCAGGCCGAACTGTTGCGCAATGCCCTGCGCCAACTTGCCTCGGCCGGCGATCTGGAAGCGTTGCTGCGCTACCAGCCACACGCAGGACGCCCGCATGAACGCGCCGCCGTGGCGCGCCATTTGCGCGTTCGCGGTCTGACGGTTGAGGCTGAGCAAGTGCTGATCGTCACCGGTGCCCAGCAAGGGCTGGCGGTGACGATGATGGCGCTGTTGCAACCCGGTGACGTGATTGCCGCGGACGCGTTGACCTATCCGGGGTTCAAAGCCCTGGCCGACACACTGCACCTTGAAATCGTGCCCATTGCGGTGCTCGATCACGGGCCTGATCTGCAGGCGCTGGAAAGCCTGTGCCGCCATCGACGCGTGCGGGCCGTGTACACGATGCCGACCCTGCACAATCCGCTGGGCTGGGTGATGAGTGCCGAGCAACGCGAATACCTGGTGACGATTGCGCGCGAGCATGGGCTGCTGATCATTGAAGACGCTGCTTACGCCTTCCTCGCGGAGAATCCCCCCGCACCGCTGGCGGTACTCGCCCCCGAGCGGACGGTTTACGTGTCAGGGCTGTCCAAAAGCGTGGCCACCGGGCTGCGCGTAGGCTTCGTCGTCGCCCCCCTGCAGAACGTGCCCGCGCTGGAACGCACGATCAAGGCAACCACCTGGAATACACCGGGGGTAATGACGGCGATTGCCACCGCATGGCTCGACGACGGCACGGTCATGCAACTGGAAGCCGAAAAGCGCCGGGACGCGCAGGCACGGCAAGCGATGGCCAGCGAGGTGCTGACGGGGCTGCGCTGTATTGGCCATCCATCGTCCTATTTTCTTTGGCTGCCGTTGTCGGAAGACGCACGGGCCGATCAGATTGCCATGGCACTGCAGCGGGAAAATGTCTCGGTTTCAACCGCCGAACCCTTTGCCACTTCGGCCAACGTTCCGCATGCATTTCGCCTGGCGTTGGGCTCGGTGGAGATGGGGGCGCTTAGAGAGGCGCTGGAGAAAGTGAAGTGGATGGTTGGGGCTTATACGTAG
- a CDS encoding MBL fold metallo-hydrolase RNA specificity domain-containing protein, translating to MRMTFLGAAGTVTGSKYLLEHRDQHVLIDCGLFQGYKQLRLHNWDPFQLPVRDLEAIVLTHAHLDHSGYLPVLVRNGYRGPVYATPATCELVKILLCDSGRLQEEEAEFANRHGFSKHTPALPLYTEQDAERALKLLRPVQLHHRLDIVPGMSILLRGAGHILGAAIVEIVADGMTLVCSGDLGRPNDPLMFAPETIEQADYLLVESTYGDRRHPDESPEDQLAEVITRTALRHGITLVPSFAVGRAQLLMYHLYRLQQKHAIPDLPIYLNSPMATDVTRLYQRFRSEHRLSLEECEGMCHVTRFVRSTRDSIDLDQQRTPAVIIAASGMATGGRVLHHLKALAPNPLNTLLVPGFQAGGTRGAQIIAGAPSVRIHGKDVPIRAEVVPMETLSAHADADEIMAWLRGFKRPPKHTYVVHGEPNASDVLRRRISLELGWSVSVPEYRDNVELTGPL from the coding sequence ATGCGAATGACATTTCTCGGTGCTGCGGGCACGGTCACGGGCAGCAAGTACCTGCTGGAACATCGCGACCAGCATGTGCTGATCGATTGCGGCCTGTTCCAGGGCTATAAACAACTGCGCTTGCACAACTGGGACCCGTTCCAGCTGCCGGTTCGCGACCTCGAAGCCATTGTGCTGACCCACGCGCATCTGGATCACAGCGGCTACCTGCCGGTGTTGGTTCGCAACGGTTATCGCGGCCCTGTATATGCGACGCCAGCCACCTGTGAATTGGTGAAAATCCTGCTGTGCGACAGCGGCCGCTTGCAGGAAGAAGAGGCCGAGTTCGCCAATCGCCACGGCTTCTCCAAACACACCCCGGCCTTGCCGCTGTACACCGAGCAAGACGCTGAGCGGGCATTGAAATTACTGCGGCCGGTGCAATTGCACCACCGGCTCGACATTGTCCCGGGGATGAGCATTCTGTTGCGCGGTGCCGGGCATATTCTGGGCGCAGCGATCGTGGAAATCGTCGCTGATGGCATGACCCTGGTGTGCTCCGGGGATCTGGGGCGGCCGAACGATCCATTGATGTTTGCCCCGGAGACGATCGAACAGGCCGATTATCTGCTGGTGGAGTCGACCTACGGTGACCGTCGGCATCCCGACGAATCCCCGGAAGATCAACTGGCCGAGGTCATCACCCGTACCGCACTGCGCCATGGCATCACGCTGGTGCCATCGTTCGCGGTCGGTCGGGCGCAGTTGCTGATGTACCACCTGTATCGCTTGCAACAAAAACACGCGATTCCCGACCTGCCGATCTACCTCAACAGCCCCATGGCCACCGACGTCACGCGCTTGTACCAGCGTTTTCGCAGCGAACACCGGTTGTCCCTGGAGGAGTGCGAAGGCATGTGCCATGTCACGCGTTTTGTGCGTTCCACCAGAGACTCCATCGACCTGGACCAGCAGCGCACACCCGCGGTGATCATCGCCGCCAGCGGCATGGCCACTGGCGGGCGGGTGCTGCACCACCTCAAGGCGCTGGCGCCCAACCCGCTCAATACGCTGTTGGTACCGGGCTTTCAGGCGGGCGGCACCCGCGGCGCGCAGATCATCGCAGGCGCCCCGTCGGTACGTATTCACGGCAAAGACGTGCCGATTCGCGCCGAAGTGGTGCCGATGGAAACCTTATCCGCGCACGCCGACGCCGATGAAATCATGGCGTGGTTGCGCGGCTTCAAGCGGCCACCGAAACACACCTATGTGGTACATGGCGAACCCAACGCTTCGGATGTATTGCGCCGGCGCATCAGCCTGGAGTTGGGCTGGTCGGTCTCGGTGCCGGAGTACCGCGACAACGTGGAGCTGACGGGGCCTCTTTAG
- a CDS encoding DMT family transporter: MERTSNLQHHTTETTGSGWLNGFIGVLIFSGSLPATRVAVLQFDPVFLTVARASIAAIVALCMLLLFKEKRPASNQLLSLAIVALGVVLGFPLLTALALQYVTSAHSIVFVGLLPLATAAFGVWRGGERPRPVFWFFSVLGSLLVVGFAVSQGLTASPAGDILMLLAILACGLGYAEGAKLSKTLGGWQVISWALMLSLPVMAPLTWLLAPPSLSAITPPAWLSLAYVSLFSMLIGFVFWYRGLAQGGIAAVGQLQLLQPFFGLALAATLLHEQVSLGMLGVTVAVIICVAGARKFSK, encoded by the coding sequence ATGGAACGCACATCGAACCTGCAACACCACACTACGGAAACGACCGGGAGCGGATGGCTCAACGGTTTTATCGGCGTGCTCATCTTCAGCGGCTCGCTGCCGGCGACACGGGTGGCCGTTCTGCAGTTCGACCCGGTTTTCCTGACGGTCGCCCGGGCCAGTATCGCTGCCATTGTGGCGCTGTGCATGCTGCTGCTGTTCAAGGAAAAACGCCCGGCCAGCAATCAGCTGCTCTCCCTGGCAATCGTGGCCCTGGGCGTTGTATTGGGGTTTCCGTTGCTAACCGCACTGGCCCTGCAATATGTAACGTCTGCGCACTCCATCGTCTTCGTTGGCCTGCTGCCGCTCGCCACCGCAGCGTTCGGGGTCTGGCGCGGTGGCGAGCGGCCCCGGCCGGTGTTCTGGTTCTTCTCGGTGCTGGGCAGCCTGCTGGTGGTGGGGTTTGCCGTCTCCCAGGGCCTGACGGCTTCTCCCGCGGGGGACATTCTGATGTTGCTGGCCATCCTGGCGTGCGGGTTGGGTTATGCCGAAGGTGCGAAGCTTTCAAAGACACTGGGAGGCTGGCAGGTGATTTCCTGGGCGCTGATGCTGTCGCTGCCCGTCATGGCCCCGCTGACCTGGTTGTTGGCCCCGCCTTCGCTCTCGGCAATCACTCCGCCCGCGTGGTTGAGCCTGGCTTACGTCTCGCTGTTCAGCATGTTGATTGGCTTTGTGTTCTGGTATCGCGGCCTGGCTCAGGGCGGGATTGCCGCCGTCGGCCAGCTTCAGTTGCTGCAGCCGTTTTTCGGCCTGGCATTGGCGGCCACGCTGCTGCACGAGCAGGTCAGCCTTGGCATGCTGGGGGTGACCGTGGCGGTGATTATTTGCGTGGCCGGGGCACGAAAATTCTCGAAATAG
- a CDS encoding tautomerase family protein: MPFARISLHRGKSAEYLQALSQGLHDALVESFEVPMADRFQVIHQHDTGELIFDPGYLGGPRSHNFVLIAITAGRPRDVETKQRFYRNLVERLGRAPGIDSEDVMVVITTTAADEWSFGGGRGN; encoded by the coding sequence ATGCCATTTGCACGTATTTCACTGCACCGGGGAAAGTCTGCCGAGTATTTACAGGCTCTTTCGCAAGGGCTGCACGACGCCTTGGTAGAAAGCTTCGAGGTGCCGATGGCCGACCGGTTCCAGGTTATTCACCAGCATGACACGGGCGAACTGATCTTTGATCCAGGTTACCTGGGCGGCCCGCGCAGCCATAACTTTGTGCTGATCGCGATTACGGCCGGTCGCCCTCGAGACGTCGAGACGAAACAGCGTTTCTATCGCAACCTGGTCGAGAGACTGGGCCGAGCGCCGGGTATCGACTCTGAGGACGTGATGGTGGTGATTACCACGACCGCAGCAGATGAGTGGTCGTTTGGTGGCGGGCGGGGCAACTAG
- a CDS encoding Ypar14, super integron cassette, with the protein MPPLIWDPFDLFNALGVVPSEGESGISHQYIVEQGAVRLQLTIWQFDCDVEVQLWAAPLPNPIVRYSMLDCPGIRVVDDKRGRFLEFAASNTFSGRYDGYSVIPYGLRLWIDPQIFLEPFTYS; encoded by the coding sequence ATGCCACCACTGATATGGGATCCGTTTGACCTTTTCAACGCACTTGGGGTTGTTCCTTCTGAGGGAGAGTCCGGGATCTCACATCAGTACATCGTCGAACAGGGCGCTGTCAGACTGCAATTGACCATTTGGCAATTTGATTGCGATGTTGAAGTCCAGCTGTGGGCGGCTCCGCTACCAAACCCAATAGTGCGGTACTCAATGCTCGATTGCCCGGGTATACGCGTCGTTGACGATAAACGTGGTCGTTTTTTAGAGTTCGCTGCGTCTAATACCTTCTCGGGTCGCTACGACGGCTATTCAGTCATTCCTTATGGCTTAAGGCTCTGGATTGATCCGCAAATTTTTCTTGAGCCATTCACCTACTCGTGA
- a CDS encoding RidA family protein — MSIHSAPSHPLTLSNPPGLYDPSANGYSHVAQVAADTRLVFIAGQGGETADGQLSADFSDQVRQALANLQTALRSVGAEVGLVAKLTVLIVDHSHARLGIFGAQLQQLWGSSPTPACTLIPVPRLALDGMLFEVEAVAVLPS; from the coding sequence ATGTCAATCCACTCAGCACCCTCACACCCGCTCACCTTGTCCAACCCGCCGGGGCTGTATGACCCCAGCGCCAACGGCTACTCCCATGTGGCCCAAGTGGCTGCCGATACCCGGCTAGTGTTTATCGCCGGCCAAGGCGGGGAAACCGCCGATGGCCAACTTTCGGCTGACTTTTCCGATCAGGTACGCCAGGCTCTGGCCAACCTGCAGACGGCCCTGCGCTCGGTCGGCGCCGAGGTCGGCCTGGTGGCCAAGCTGACGGTACTGATCGTCGACCACAGTCATGCGCGCCTTGGGATTTTTGGCGCGCAATTGCAGCAACTCTGGGGCTCCTCGCCAACACCGGCCTGTACCCTGATACCGGTACCACGCTTGGCCCTGGATGGCATGTTGTTTGAAGTCGAGGCAGTGGCTGTGCTCCCCTCCTGA
- a CDS encoding YceI family protein, with amino-acid sequence MPIRFPRFTAVLAILTIGVLPCAHAVEYTRVNSTASKISFTYNQFGSRVYGTFGKFDATLDFDTKKPEAAHARMTIDLASIDAGSSDANAELQKPAWFNTADYPVATFESTRVKALGNQHFLITGKLNLRGMTRELQVEVLLKPEQAIGIFDGDIILKRSDFKIGEGEWGDTVVSNDINIRFRIVAPER; translated from the coding sequence ATGCCTATTCGATTCCCGCGATTCACTGCGGTGCTCGCCATCCTCACGATCGGCGTCTTGCCCTGCGCCCACGCCGTCGAATACACCCGGGTGAACAGCACCGCCAGCAAGATCTCCTTCACCTATAACCAGTTCGGCTCCAGGGTCTACGGCACCTTCGGCAAGTTCGACGCCACACTCGATTTCGATACAAAAAAACCCGAAGCGGCCCACGCCAGGATGACCATCGACCTTGCCAGCATCGACGCCGGTAGCAGCGATGCCAATGCCGAGCTGCAAAAGCCTGCCTGGTTCAACACAGCGGATTATCCGGTGGCGACCTTTGAATCGACCCGGGTGAAAGCGCTGGGCAATCAGCACTTTCTGATCACCGGCAAACTTAACCTCAGGGGCATGACCCGTGAGTTGCAGGTGGAGGTGCTGTTGAAGCCGGAGCAGGCCATCGGGATCTTCGATGGCGACATCATTCTTAAACGCAGTGACTTCAAGATCGGGGAGGGGGAGTGGGGCGATACGGTGGTCTCCAACGACATCAACATCCGCTTTCGCATCGTCGCGCCCGAGCGGTGA
- a CDS encoding DHCW motif cupin fold protein, whose translation MDLTAIPFGTTDWSKIESVEHAGQTGTAYWRTCQFGSTRVRMVEYSPGYLADHWCWRGHILLCLEGELHTELEDGRQFTLTAGMSYQVGNDAEGHRSFTTTGAKLFIVD comes from the coding sequence ATGGACCTTACCGCCATCCCCTTTGGGACTACCGATTGGTCGAAGATTGAGTCTGTCGAGCATGCCGGCCAGACGGGAACAGCCTATTGGCGAACCTGCCAGTTTGGTTCGACGCGTGTGCGGATGGTTGAATACAGCCCCGGATATCTGGCCGATCACTGGTGCTGGAGAGGTCATATTTTGTTGTGCCTGGAAGGCGAGTTACACACAGAACTGGAAGATGGCCGCCAGTTCACGCTGACTGCCGGAATGAGCTATCAGGTAGGCAACGATGCCGAGGGGCATCGCTCGTTTACCACCACTGGTGCGAAGTTGTTCATTGTGGATTGA
- a CDS encoding LysR substrate-binding domain-containing protein, whose amino-acid sequence MRCPTFDLDVLRTFVTGVEFNSFAKAADRLNRSTSAVSAQLKKLEEQIGTPVLCKSGRGLVLTPMGETLLSHARRLLELNDSIFQTLHESQTAATVRLGLQEDFGEHFLSDILRRYVKMYPLVSLEVRIARNAELLALIDSGGLDLALSWDTGHNSPYATRLGETQMHWIGPRDTPPINASVDSPLPLILFDAPCVLRSAAIQALDEARTPWRIALTSPSVGGIWAAVAAGLGLTVRTRIGLPGHLAVIAGLPTLPTLGYVLYRGAEHLAPATRQLAALIQTSLEKQAFSIIGGAPETGSE is encoded by the coding sequence ATGCGCTGCCCGACCTTCGATCTTGATGTACTGCGTACTTTCGTGACCGGTGTGGAGTTCAACAGCTTTGCCAAAGCGGCGGATCGGCTCAATCGCTCGACGTCTGCCGTGAGCGCACAACTCAAGAAGCTTGAGGAACAGATAGGCACTCCGGTGCTGTGCAAATCCGGTCGAGGGCTGGTGTTGACGCCGATGGGTGAAACCCTGCTCAGCCATGCCCGTCGACTGCTTGAACTGAACGACAGCATTTTCCAGACCCTGCACGAAAGCCAGACTGCCGCCACGGTACGTCTCGGGCTTCAGGAAGACTTTGGCGAACACTTTCTCAGCGACATTCTGCGACGCTACGTCAAGATGTACCCTTTGGTGAGCCTCGAAGTCAGGATCGCGCGTAATGCCGAACTGCTTGCATTGATCGACAGCGGCGGCCTGGACCTGGCCCTGTCCTGGGACACAGGGCACAACTCCCCCTACGCCACGCGCCTGGGTGAAACACAGATGCACTGGATCGGGCCTCGTGACACGCCCCCCATCAACGCCTCTGTCGACTCCCCCCTGCCATTGATTCTGTTCGACGCCCCTTGCGTGTTACGCAGCGCGGCCATCCAGGCACTGGATGAGGCGCGGACTCCCTGGCGAATCGCGCTGACCAGCCCCAGCGTTGGTGGAATCTGGGCGGCCGTTGCGGCCGGTTTGGGCCTCACGGTGCGAACCCGCATTGGACTGCCAGGGCATCTCGCCGTCATTGCCGGTCTACCCACGTTGCCGACCCTCGGCTATGTGCTTTATCGAGGGGCAGAACACTTGGCGCCTGCCACCCGACAATTGGCTGCGTTGATACAAACGAGTCTGGAAAAGCAGGCGTTCAGTATCATTGGCGGTGCCCCCGAGACGGGTAGCGAATGA